A part of Mustela erminea isolate mMusErm1 chromosome 9, mMusErm1.Pri, whole genome shotgun sequence genomic DNA contains:
- the LOC116599694 gene encoding olfactory receptor 4A47-like, translating to MEPRNNVTYFVLLGLTQDPKEQKILFVMFLVFYILTVVGNLLIVVTVTVSKSLDSPMYFFLASLSFMDVIYSSSISPRLISDLLFAENTISFQSCMTQLLTGHFFGGSEVFLLLAMAYDRYVAICKPLHYLVIMRQWVCVVLLVVSWVGGFLHSITQVITIYRLPFCGPNVMDHFLCDMYPLLKLVCTDTYVIGLLVLANGGLICSIVFMLLLISYGVILNSLKHLSPERRWKALQTCGSHITVVVFFFVPCIFMYVRPAKTFAIDKSLSVFYTVITPMLNPLIYTLRNSEMLNAMKKLWGRNFISLSR from the coding sequence ATGGAACCAAGAAACAATGTAACTTACTTTGTCCTCTTGGGCCTCACCCAGGATCCAAAGGAACAAAAGATCCTTTTTGTTATGTTCTTGGTCTTTTATATTTTGACTGTGGTGGGAAACCTGCTCATTGTGGTGACTGTAACTGTCAGTAAGTCCCTGGACTCACCTATGTACTTTTTTCTTGCTAGCTTATCATTTATGGATGTCATTTATTCATCTTCTATTTCTCCCAGATTGATTTCAGACTTGTTGTTTGCAGAAAATACCATATCCTTCCAATCTTGTATGACTCAGCTATTAACAGGACATTTTTTTGGTGGCTCAGAGGTCTTCCTTCTGCTGGcaatggcctatgaccgctatgtggccatctgcaagcccttGCATTATTTGGTGATCATGAGGCAGTGGGTGTGTGTTGTGCTGCTGGTAGTGTCCTGGGTGGGAGGTTTTTTGCATTCAATAACTCAAGTTATCACTATTTATAGGCTCCCATTTTGTGGTCCCAATGTCATGGATCATTTTTTGTGTGACATGTACCCCTTATTGAAACTGGTCTGTACTGACACATATGTCATTGGCCTGTTAGTGTTAGCCAATGGAGGGCTGATCTGCAGTATTGTGTTTATGCTCTTGCTCATATCTTATGGTGTCATCTTGAACTCTCTAAAACACCTTAGTCCAGAAAGGAGGTGGAAAGCCCTCCAGACCTGTGGTTCCCACATCACTGTGGTGGTCTTCTTCTTTGTTCCATGTATTTTCATGTATGTAAGACCTGCTAAGACCTTCGCCATAGACAAATCATTGAGTGTGTTTTATACAGTCATAACTCCCATGCTGAACCCATTGATCTACACCCTGAGAAATTCTGAGATGTTAAATGCTATGAAGAAGCTTTGGGGAAGAAATTTTATATCTTTGAGTAGATAA